The following coding sequences lie in one Lelliottia jeotgali genomic window:
- a CDS encoding Hydroxymethylpyrimidine phosphate kinase ThiD, which produces MKRINALTIAGTDPSGGAGIQADLKTFSALGAYGCSVITALVAQNTRGVQSVYRIEPDFVAAQLDSVFSDVRIDTTKIGMLAETDIVEAVAERLARYQVQNVVLDTVMLAKSGDPLLSASAVETLRKKLLPQVSLITPNLPEAAALLDAPHARTEHEMKEQGRALLALGCDAVLMKGGHLEDAESPDWLFTRDGAQRFTAPRVMTKNTHGTGCTLSAALAALRPRHENWADTVQEAKVWLSLALAKADSLEVGHGIGPVHHFHAWW; this is translated from the coding sequence ATGAAACGTATCAACGCACTCACCATTGCAGGCACCGATCCGAGCGGCGGGGCGGGCATTCAGGCCGATCTCAAAACGTTCTCGGCGCTCGGGGCCTACGGCTGCTCGGTCATTACCGCGCTGGTGGCACAAAACACGCGCGGTGTGCAGTCGGTGTATCGCATTGAGCCGGATTTTGTCGCGGCACAGCTGGATTCCGTGTTCAGCGATGTGCGCATAGATACCACCAAAATCGGTATGCTGGCTGAGACGGATATCGTCGAAGCCGTCGCCGAACGTCTGGCGCGGTATCAGGTGCAAAACGTGGTACTCGACACGGTAATGCTGGCCAAAAGCGGCGATCCGCTGCTCTCGGCATCTGCCGTTGAAACCCTGCGCAAAAAGCTATTGCCGCAGGTGTCGCTGATTACGCCGAATCTACCAGAAGCGGCGGCGCTACTGGATGCGCCACATGCCCGCACCGAGCATGAAATGAAAGAGCAGGGCCGCGCATTACTGGCGCTCGGCTGCGACGCGGTACTGATGAAGGGCGGTCATCTGGAGGATGCCGAAAGCCCGGACTGGCTCTTTACCCGCGACGGTGCACAGCGATTCACCGCCCCGCGCGTGATGACCAAAAACACCCACGGTACGGGCTGTACGCTCTCGGCTGCGCTGGCGGCACTGCGTCCACGCCATGAAAACTGGGCCGATACGGTGCAAGAGGCCAAAGTCTGGCTTTCGCTGGCGCTCGCTAAAGCCGATAGTCTGGAGGTCGGTCACGGTATTGGCCCGGTTCACCATTTTCATGCATGGTGGTAA
- a CDS encoding Scaffold protein for (4Fe-4S) cluster assembly ApbC, MRP-like has product MSSQSQAKSPEALRAMVAGTLANFQHPTLKHNLTALKALHHVAWLDDTLHVELQMPFVWASAFETLKEQCSSDLLRITGAKAIDWKLTHTIATLKRVKNQPGVNGVKNIIAISSGKGGVGKSSTAVNLALALAAEGAKVGILDADIYGPSIPNMLGAENQRPTSPDGTHMAPIMAYGLATNSIGYLVTDDNAMVWRGPMASKALLQMLQETMWPDLDYLVLDMPPGTGDIQLTLAQNIPVTGAVVVTTPQDIALIDAKKGIVMFEKVEVPVLGVVENMSVHICSNCGHHEPIFGTGGAEKLAAQYHTQLLGQMPLHITLREDLDSGKPTVVSRPESEFAGMYRQLAGRVAAQLYWQGEVIPSEIAFRAV; this is encoded by the coding sequence ATGAGTTCTCAATCCCAGGCCAAATCGCCGGAAGCCTTACGAGCAATGGTCGCCGGGACGCTGGCTAATTTTCAGCATCCAACCCTGAAGCACAATCTCACCGCGCTGAAAGCGCTGCACCACGTCGCGTGGCTGGATGATACGCTGCACGTCGAATTGCAAATGCCGTTCGTCTGGGCCAGCGCCTTCGAAACCCTGAAAGAGCAGTGCAGCTCTGACTTGCTGCGCATCACCGGGGCGAAGGCGATTGACTGGAAGCTGACGCACACCATCGCCACGCTCAAGCGTGTGAAAAATCAGCCGGGCGTCAACGGCGTGAAGAACATTATTGCCATCAGCTCCGGCAAAGGCGGCGTGGGGAAATCCTCCACTGCCGTGAACCTGGCGCTGGCGCTGGCCGCCGAAGGGGCCAAAGTCGGTATTCTGGATGCGGATATTTACGGCCCGTCGATCCCGAACATGCTGGGTGCGGAAAATCAGCGTCCAACGTCACCGGATGGCACCCACATGGCGCCAATTATGGCCTATGGCCTGGCGACCAATTCGATTGGTTATCTGGTAACAGACGATAACGCGATGGTCTGGCGTGGCCCGATGGCCAGTAAGGCGCTGTTGCAAATGCTGCAGGAGACCATGTGGCCGGATCTTGATTATCTGGTACTGGATATGCCGCCGGGTACGGGGGATATTCAGCTGACGCTGGCGCAAAACATCCCGGTGACGGGTGCAGTCGTTGTGACGACGCCGCAGGATATCGCGCTGATTGACGCCAAAAAAGGCATCGTGATGTTCGAGAAAGTGGAAGTGCCGGTTCTCGGCGTGGTCGAGAACATGAGCGTGCATATCTGTAGCAACTGCGGGCACCATGAGCCGATCTTCGGCACCGGTGGCGCGGAGAAACTGGCCGCGCAATATCACACCCAACTGCTGGGGCAAATGCCGCTGCACATTACGCTGCGTGAAGATCTCGACAGCGGTAAACCGACCGTGGTGAGCCGTCCTGAGAGTGAGTTTGCGGGAATGTACCGTCAGCTGGCAGGGCGCGTGGCTGCGCAGCTGTACTGGCAGGGTGAAGTGATTCCGAGCGAGATCGCGTTTCGTGCGGTTTAA
- a CDS encoding type IV secretion protein Rhs: protein MPVDESIKPTSGTPIVAGGIRQLTLGEIALAKTLFGGSLIYSRIWAHRESYLPFNMQPVDVAMTPNGELWFREGTYSPDFSLEQDLQKKHRFMHEMVHAWQAQKAMFVRTRGLFSRFADYSYTLDKADFLHYGLEQQASIASDYWLLITYGFNRDTSYLAEYKDYNPSLSTHELIRRYKAVLKGFPG, encoded by the coding sequence ATGCCAGTTGATGAAAGTATAAAACCCACATCAGGAACACCCATTGTAGCTGGAGGGATCAGGCAACTTACGTTAGGTGAGATAGCTCTTGCTAAAACGCTTTTCGGTGGAAGCCTCATTTATAGCCGCATTTGGGCACATCGTGAAAGCTACCTCCCCTTCAACATGCAACCTGTAGATGTTGCTATGACTCCTAACGGCGAACTATGGTTTAGAGAAGGAACCTATTCACCTGATTTTTCATTAGAGCAAGATCTACAAAAGAAACATAGATTCATGCACGAAATGGTTCACGCATGGCAAGCACAAAAAGCTATGTTTGTTAGAACAAGAGGCTTATTTTCTCGCTTTGCTGATTACAGTTATACCTTAGATAAAGCTGATTTCCTCCATTATGGATTAGAACAACAAGCATCAATAGCTAGTGATTATTGGCTACTCATCACATATGGCTTTAATAGAGACACATCTTATTTAGCAGAATACAAAGATTACAACCCTAGCTTATCTACTCATGAATTAATAAGAAGATACAAAGCCGTATTAAAGGGTTTCCCCGGATGA
- a CDS encoding adhesin-invasin-like protein translates to MKLVNVEKSTIAVMVFMACLSGAKAANTDTAFINTSPTTNIVIAIKGQDESAKRYDLDEIEANTHAISAESASRTTAVQDLQGEINNNKTDITDFRRDSSLQNAEITSNNQQIAILANNATQDKADQQAVNHALTDVNIHQDTLINGNTNRIKALENQPKPKDGVNGKDGAKGDKGDKGDRGERGLAGVNTTITKVDTATQAKVASNSKSLIETAKQSANVAKDLQDAKQFFNQQQASSNSQFKNLKDEVDDNKKESRSGAASAIAIASMPQVEAGQSVMFSAGAGTFKDEQALSVGASFHAGASTVIKAGVSDSTNNDFAMGAGIGIGF, encoded by the coding sequence ATGAAGTTAGTTAATGTTGAAAAGTCTACAATTGCGGTAATGGTGTTTATGGCTTGTCTGTCTGGTGCTAAGGCTGCGAATACGGATACTGCATTTATCAACACCAGCCCTACCACGAATATCGTTATTGCTATTAAAGGGCAAGATGAGAGCGCTAAAAGGTATGACCTGGATGAGATTGAAGCTAATACTCACGCTATCTCTGCTGAATCAGCAAGCCGCACAACTGCTGTGCAAGATCTGCAAGGCGAAATCAATAACAATAAAACGGATATTACCGATTTCAGACGTGATAGTTCTTTGCAGAACGCTGAAATCACCTCTAATAATCAGCAAATTGCTATCCTGGCGAATAACGCCACTCAGGACAAAGCCGATCAGCAAGCCGTAAACCACGCGCTGACTGACGTTAATATTCATCAGGATACGTTGATTAACGGTAACACCAACCGCATTAAAGCACTTGAGAACCAGCCTAAGCCGAAAGATGGTGTAAACGGTAAGGACGGGGCTAAGGGTGATAAAGGTGATAAAGGCGATCGCGGAGAACGTGGTTTAGCGGGTGTGAATACCACTATCACTAAAGTTGATACAGCGACACAAGCGAAAGTCGCCAGTAATAGCAAATCTCTCATTGAAACGGCTAAACAGTCTGCGAATGTCGCCAAAGATCTCCAGGACGCAAAACAGTTCTTCAACCAGCAGCAGGCCAGCAGCAACAGCCAGTTCAAAAACCTGAAAGACGAAGTCGACGACAACAAGAAAGAGTCCCGCAGCGGCGCGGCTTCTGCCATTGCGATTGCGTCGATGCCTCAGGTGGAAGCAGGACAATCGGTGATGTTCTCCGCAGGCGCGGGGACGTTCAAAGATGAACAGGCGCTGAGCGTGGGCGCATCATTCCATGCCGGGGCTTCAACGGTCATTAAAGCAGGTGTCAGTGACTCCACGAATAATGATTTTGCGATGGGCGCGGGAATTGGAATTGGGTTTTGA
- a CDS encoding Hydroxyethylthiazole kinase, with product MQPDLLDLHVLHHFRTRSPLTHCMTNDVVQTFTANVLLALGASPAMVIEAEEAEQFAALADALLINVGTLTSPRAQAMRRAIESAVAAGKPWTLDPVAVGALAFRTRFCQQILTLKPAAIRGNASEILALAGMSAGGRGVDTTDTAASALPAALALARQTNAIVAVTGEVDYVTDGQRTKTIVGGDPMMTRVVGTGCALSAVVAASCSLPGDRLDNVAAACGWMKRAGSVALSQSTGPGSFTSAFIDALWNLEAQA from the coding sequence ATGCAGCCTGACCTGCTCGATTTACACGTCTTACATCACTTCCGCACGCGATCTCCGCTCACCCACTGCATGACCAACGATGTGGTGCAAACCTTTACCGCTAACGTTTTACTCGCGCTTGGCGCGTCTCCGGCGATGGTTATCGAAGCCGAAGAAGCAGAGCAGTTTGCCGCACTGGCCGATGCACTGTTGATCAATGTCGGGACGCTGACTTCGCCACGCGCGCAGGCCATGCGTCGGGCGATCGAAAGTGCGGTTGCCGCCGGAAAACCCTGGACTCTCGATCCCGTCGCCGTTGGCGCACTGGCGTTTCGCACCCGCTTTTGCCAGCAAATTCTCACCCTCAAACCGGCAGCCATCCGTGGGAATGCGTCGGAAATCCTCGCTCTCGCCGGAATGAGCGCGGGCGGTCGCGGAGTAGATACCACCGATACTGCTGCCAGCGCGTTACCCGCAGCGCTGGCGCTGGCTCGCCAGACCAACGCGATTGTCGCGGTCACAGGAGAAGTGGATTACGTCACCGACGGCCAGCGAACCAAAACTATCGTTGGCGGCGATCCCATGATGACCCGCGTGGTCGGCACCGGCTGCGCCCTGTCGGCGGTGGTCGCGGCAAGCTGTTCGCTACCGGGCGACAGGCTGGATAATGTTGCCGCCGCCTGCGGATGGATGAAACGCGCGGGAAGCGTCGCGCTTTCGCAAAGCACCGGGCCGGGCAGTTTTACCAGCGCCTTTATCGACGCACTCTGGAACCTGGAGGCGCAGGCATGA
- a CDS encoding type VI secretion system effector, translated as MVLGREGAIEVMNSSYGVRQGVDGFTGSMTGSRQHDPVIIHKQLDKVSPYLAVAVCQSKRLQKAVIKYYEIVEAGIVVEIYNITLESVVISSVDFTHVYYPGSSNSNMHEVVGLRFRGIEWNYVRGNIKYDDAWMKPAPESQNAK; from the coding sequence ATGGTGTTAGGTAGAGAAGGCGCTATAGAGGTTATGAATAGTAGTTATGGAGTTAGGCAAGGAGTAGACGGTTTTACAGGAAGTATGACGGGTTCACGACAACATGATCCCGTTATCATTCACAAGCAATTAGATAAAGTGAGTCCTTATCTTGCAGTTGCTGTATGTCAATCAAAACGGTTACAGAAAGCCGTAATTAAATATTATGAGATTGTAGAAGCAGGGATAGTGGTAGAAATCTATAATATCACGCTTGAAAGTGTCGTTATCTCATCGGTAGATTTTACCCATGTGTACTATCCGGGTAGCTCTAACTCTAACATGCACGAGGTTGTAGGACTTAGATTCCGTGGGATTGAATGGAATTATGTTAGAGGGAATATCAAATATGATGACGCATGGATGAAACCAGCGCCAGAAAGTCAGAATGCTAAATAA
- a CDS encoding diaminobutyrate--2-oxoglutarate aminotransferase — protein sequence MTDKVRIDTADARKSNETYLARQAEFESNVRSYPRKLPLAITKADGVWITDADNKEYLDCLAGAGTLALGHNHPDVLKSIQNVITSGLPLHTLDLTTPLKDEFSEYLLSLLPGQGKEYCLQFTGPSGADAVEAALKLAKKVTGRSSIISFSGGYHGMTHGALSVTGNLSPKEAVDNMMPEVQFMPYPHQYRCPLGIGGDAGVKALTYYFDNLINDVESGVRKPAAVILEAVQGEGGVNPAPAEWLQRIRKVTQEHGILLILDEVQAGFCRTGKQFAFEHAGIEPDIIVMSKAVGGGLPLAVLGIKKQFDAWAPGHHTGTFRGNQLAMATGLTTLKILKEQNIADKVAAQGEWLKGQLAELQKRYPVIGHVRGLGLMIGIEIVKPHEAPDHMGCFPGDGELSALIQKKCFEAGLILERGGRDGVVLRLLPSLLINEQELNVFLDKFEQALLAAGVRPVSPE from the coding sequence ATGACGGATAAAGTCCGTATTGACACCGCAGATGCCCGCAAAAGCAACGAAACCTATCTGGCCCGTCAGGCCGAGTTTGAATCGAACGTCAGGAGTTATCCTCGCAAGCTGCCTTTAGCTATCACTAAAGCAGACGGCGTGTGGATAACCGATGCAGATAATAAAGAATACCTTGACTGTCTTGCCGGCGCTGGCACCCTCGCGCTTGGCCATAACCATCCTGATGTGCTGAAAAGCATCCAAAATGTCATTACCAGCGGCTTGCCGTTACATACGCTCGATCTGACGACTCCGTTGAAAGACGAGTTCTCGGAATACCTGCTCTCCCTGCTGCCAGGCCAGGGCAAAGAATATTGCCTGCAGTTCACCGGCCCGTCCGGCGCAGATGCGGTAGAAGCCGCGCTGAAGCTGGCGAAAAAAGTCACCGGGCGCAGCAGCATCATTAGCTTCTCTGGCGGTTATCACGGGATGACCCACGGCGCGCTGTCCGTGACAGGTAACCTGTCACCGAAAGAAGCGGTCGATAACATGATGCCAGAAGTGCAGTTCATGCCGTATCCGCACCAGTACCGTTGCCCGCTGGGTATCGGCGGTGACGCGGGCGTGAAAGCGCTGACTTACTACTTCGATAACCTGATCAACGACGTCGAAAGCGGCGTGCGTAAACCTGCGGCCGTGATTTTAGAAGCGGTTCAGGGCGAAGGCGGCGTGAACCCGGCTCCGGCTGAGTGGCTGCAGCGCATTCGTAAAGTGACTCAGGAACACGGCATTCTGCTGATTCTTGATGAAGTTCAGGCTGGATTCTGCCGTACCGGCAAACAGTTCGCCTTCGAACACGCAGGCATCGAGCCGGACATCATCGTGATGTCTAAAGCCGTCGGTGGCGGTTTACCGCTGGCCGTCCTCGGTATCAAAAAACAGTTCGATGCCTGGGCTCCGGGACATCACACCGGCACTTTCCGTGGCAACCAGCTCGCAATGGCGACCGGCCTGACCACGCTGAAAATTTTGAAAGAGCAGAATATCGCTGACAAAGTCGCCGCTCAGGGTGAATGGCTGAAAGGCCAGCTGGCAGAGCTGCAGAAACGTTATCCGGTGATCGGCCACGTGCGCGGCCTGGGCCTGATGATCGGTATCGAGATCGTGAAACCGCACGAAGCGCCAGACCACATGGGCTGCTTCCCGGGTGATGGCGAATTGTCTGCCCTGATCCAGAAGAAATGCTTCGAAGCGGGCCTGATTCTGGAGCGCGGTGGTCGTGATGGCGTGGTTCTGCGTCTGCTGCCGTCCCTGCTGATCAACGAGCAGGAACTGAACGTGTTCCTGGATAAATTTGAGCAGGCGCTGCTTGCTGCGGGCGTTCGCCCCGTTTCACCGGAGTAA
- a CDS encoding putative HTH-type transcriptional regulator YegW — protein sequence MEQAHTRLIAQLNERIAAGDNTPLYLRFAETVKNAVRSGILEHGNILPGERDLSQLTGVSRITVRKAMQALEEEGVVTRSRGYGTQINNIFEYSLKEARGFSQQVVLRGKKPNTLWVNKRIVKCPDEVAAELAIAPQSEVFMLKRIRYVDDDAVSIEESWVPVGLIHDPDAIGISLYDYFRSQNIFPQRTRSRVSARMPDSEFQLHIKMDEKIPVLVIKQVALDQQHRPIEYSISYCRSDLYVFVCEE from the coding sequence ATGGAACAAGCGCATACCCGGTTAATTGCTCAACTGAATGAACGGATCGCGGCGGGGGATAACACCCCGCTGTACCTCAGGTTTGCTGAGACGGTCAAAAACGCCGTGCGCAGCGGAATACTGGAGCATGGCAATATTTTGCCGGGCGAGCGCGATCTGAGCCAGTTGACCGGGGTGTCACGCATTACGGTGCGCAAGGCGATGCAGGCGCTGGAAGAAGAGGGCGTGGTGACGCGTTCTCGTGGCTACGGCACCCAAATCAATAACATCTTTGAATATTCGCTCAAGGAAGCGCGAGGATTTTCCCAGCAGGTGGTTTTGCGCGGTAAAAAGCCCAATACCCTGTGGGTGAATAAGCGGATCGTTAAGTGTCCGGACGAGGTGGCGGCGGAGCTTGCCATCGCGCCGCAAAGCGAGGTGTTTATGCTCAAGCGCATTCGCTACGTGGACGACGATGCCGTGTCGATTGAAGAGTCGTGGGTGCCGGTTGGGCTTATCCACGATCCCGACGCCATCGGTATTTCCCTGTATGACTATTTCCGCAGTCAGAATATCTTCCCGCAGCGCACGCGCTCCCGCGTTAGCGCCCGGATGCCGGACAGCGAATTCCAGTTACACATCAAAATGGACGAAAAAATACCGGTGCTGGTGATCAAGCAAGTTGCGCTTGACCAGCAACACCGGCCGATTGAGTACAGTATTAGTTACTGTCGCAGCGACTTATACGTCTTTGTGTGCGAGGAGTAG
- a CDS encoding GCN5 family acetyltransferase, translating into MQNGHRVGFASVWSNDNFLHNLFVDPQYQGGGAGSLMLEHVQQRFTSTGSLKCLVRNERAVAFYQRHGWHIEATGDSPDGEYYLMHYRLR; encoded by the coding sequence ATGCAAAATGGTCATCGCGTCGGGTTTGCTTCGGTCTGGAGCAACGATAATTTTCTGCATAATCTGTTTGTCGACCCGCAGTATCAGGGCGGTGGCGCAGGGAGCCTAATGCTGGAACACGTACAACAGAGGTTCACCAGTACAGGATCGCTTAAGTGTCTGGTCAGAAATGAGCGGGCGGTGGCGTTTTACCAGCGGCACGGCTGGCATATCGAAGCCACGGGGGATTCTCCGGACGGAGAGTATTACCTGATGCATTACCGGTTGCGGTAA
- a CDS encoding putative sugar kinase YegV, PfkB family encodes MTTGLSHSLETLTAQRPVTVLGAAVIDVIADAYALPWRGCDIELKQQGVNIGGCALNIAIALKRLGIEAQNALPVGHGVWADIIRNAMAKQDLHSAVEADSGDNGWCLALVEPDGERTFMSFSGVENQWQQSWLDALVIPAKSLVYLSGYQLASPCGELLTRWLEELNDVTAFIDFGPRIADIPDVLMARIMACKPVVSLNRQEAQIAAERLGVAVESLGEAWQDRYGCPLIVRHDKDGAWYYDGENAGYVPAFTATVVDTIGAGDSHAGGTLAGLAAGWTLPEAITLGNAVAAWVVSHRGGDCAPTREELLLAHKDV; translated from the coding sequence ATGACAACCGGACTTTCTCACAGTCTTGAAACATTAACGGCACAGCGCCCGGTGACGGTGCTGGGCGCGGCGGTTATTGATGTGATCGCCGACGCCTACGCCCTGCCCTGGCGCGGGTGTGACATCGAATTAAAACAGCAGGGCGTGAACATCGGCGGCTGTGCGCTGAATATCGCCATCGCGCTTAAACGCCTCGGCATTGAAGCGCAAAACGCGCTGCCGGTCGGGCACGGCGTGTGGGCCGATATTATTCGCAACGCAATGGCGAAACAGGATCTGCACAGCGCAGTGGAAGCCGACAGTGGCGATAACGGCTGGTGTCTGGCGCTGGTAGAGCCTGACGGCGAACGCACCTTTATGTCCTTCAGCGGTGTGGAAAACCAGTGGCAGCAGAGCTGGCTGGATGCGCTGGTGATTCCGGCAAAAAGCCTGGTGTATCTTTCAGGCTATCAGCTGGCCTCGCCGTGTGGTGAACTACTGACGCGCTGGCTGGAAGAACTGAACGACGTCACCGCGTTTATCGATTTCGGTCCGCGGATCGCGGATATCCCTGATGTGCTGATGGCGCGAATTATGGCCTGCAAACCGGTTGTGTCGCTCAATCGTCAGGAAGCGCAGATCGCCGCTGAGCGCCTTGGCGTAGCAGTGGAATCATTGGGCGAAGCGTGGCAAGACCGCTACGGCTGCCCGTTGATTGTGCGTCACGATAAAGACGGCGCCTGGTATTACGACGGCGAAAACGCAGGATATGTTCCGGCCTTTACCGCGACGGTGGTGGATACCATTGGCGCGGGAGACAGTCACGCAGGCGGAACCCTGGCCGGGCTGGCGGCAGGCTGGACATTGCCGGAGGCGATAACGCTGGGAAATGCAGTCGCGGCGTGGGTGGTGAGCCATCGCGGTGGCGATTGTGCGCCGACGCGCGAGGAACTACTCCTCGCACACAAAGACGTATAA
- a CDS encoding L-2,4-diaminobutyrate decarboxylase — protein MSDVNPILSSSAQSIEAYQQAIEQSSQAVMQWLQQSEMYQGKTVAELRDNISLNFGQKGLGNEAAIARAVEYFLKDSLSVHHPQCVAHLHCPSLVVSQAAEVLINATNQSMDSWDQSPSATIIEMKLIDWLRTRVGYQAGDAGVFTSGGTQSNLMGLMLARDAFFARQGHSIQQDGLIGDLRKIRVLCSENAHFSVQKNMALLGLGYQSVIQVKTDECSRMDLNDLAAKIAQCNANGEQILAIVATAGTTDAGAIDPLRAIAEMAAEQQIWVHVDAAWGGALLMSDKYRDYLDGIELVDSITLDFHKQFFQTISCGAFLLKEERHYELMRYQAAYLNSEFDEEAGVPNLVSKSLQTTRRFDALKLWMSLEALGQEQYAAIIDNGVTLAQDVAEYVQTQDNLELVMQPQLASVLFRFRPNAELNEATIALLNQKIGDALLDSGRANVGVTEHNGVTCLKLTLLNPTVTLDDVKVLLSLVERTAHEILAK, from the coding sequence ATGTCTGATGTAAACCCAATTCTGTCGTCGTCGGCGCAAAGCATCGAGGCCTATCAGCAGGCCATCGAGCAGAGTTCTCAAGCGGTGATGCAATGGCTGCAACAGTCTGAGATGTATCAGGGGAAAACCGTCGCCGAATTGCGCGATAACATTTCTCTGAACTTCGGTCAGAAAGGCCTCGGCAACGAAGCGGCGATTGCCCGCGCGGTCGAGTACTTCCTGAAAGACAGTCTGTCGGTTCACCACCCGCAGTGCGTGGCGCACCTGCACTGCCCGAGCCTGGTGGTAAGCCAGGCGGCGGAAGTATTGATCAACGCCACCAACCAGAGCATGGACTCCTGGGATCAAAGCCCGTCAGCGACCATTATTGAAATGAAGTTGATCGACTGGCTGCGTACCCGCGTGGGCTATCAGGCCGGTGATGCGGGCGTGTTCACCAGCGGTGGCACTCAGAGTAACCTGATGGGGCTGATGCTGGCACGTGACGCGTTCTTCGCGCGTCAGGGCCACTCTATCCAGCAGGACGGCCTGATTGGCGACCTGCGTAAGATCCGCGTGCTGTGTTCTGAAAATGCACACTTCTCAGTGCAGAAGAACATGGCGCTGCTCGGTCTGGGCTACCAGTCGGTCATTCAGGTGAAAACCGACGAATGTTCGCGCATGGACCTGAACGATCTGGCGGCAAAAATTGCCCAGTGCAATGCCAACGGTGAGCAGATTCTGGCGATTGTTGCCACTGCCGGGACTACCGACGCGGGCGCTATCGATCCGCTGCGTGCTATCGCTGAGATGGCCGCAGAACAGCAGATTTGGGTGCACGTGGATGCAGCCTGGGGCGGCGCGCTGCTGATGTCCGATAAATATCGCGACTATCTGGACGGCATCGAGCTGGTGGATTCCATCACGCTGGACTTCCACAAGCAGTTCTTCCAGACCATCAGCTGTGGTGCATTCCTGCTGAAAGAAGAGCGTCATTACGAGCTGATGCGCTACCAGGCTGCATACCTGAACTCCGAGTTTGACGAAGAAGCGGGCGTACCGAACCTGGTCTCCAAATCACTGCAGACCACGCGCCGTTTCGACGCGCTGAAGCTGTGGATGAGCCTGGAAGCCTTGGGTCAGGAGCAGTACGCGGCGATCATCGACAACGGCGTAACGCTGGCGCAGGATGTGGCGGAGTACGTACAAACTCAGGATAACCTTGAGCTGGTCATGCAGCCTCAGCTGGCGAGCGTGCTGTTCCGCTTCCGTCCTAACGCTGAGCTGAACGAGGCTACCATCGCGTTGCTGAACCAGAAAATTGGTGACGCCCTGCTCGACTCCGGTCGTGCGAACGTCGGTGTGACTGAGCACAACGGCGTGACCTGTCTGAAGCTGACGCTGCTGAATCCAACGGTGACGCTGGATGATGTGAAAGTCCTGCTGTCATTGGTCGAACGCACGGCGCACGAAATTCTGGCGAAGTAA